ATCGTACATTGATCAACTTGCCAGTCAATAAAATGCTGCAAAGTTTTTTCTTGAGCTTCGTCGTTTATGATATGGGAATGGATTTCAAATCCTGCTTGATGAAGCTTAGCTACCAGTTCAGCCTGGCCAAATTGGTTCAAAGTTTGCAAATTAATATGGATCCGATCAACTCCAACCATAGTTCCCCAACCCAACATTTTTTGACAAGCAATATCCGAAGTCATCCAATCCGGAAATAAAAATTCGTGCAAAATAAGCCCCACGGGGATCTTAGGAAAAGTTTTTTTAATATGTGCAGCTAGGGGGATTTCACTAGTAGTTAGCTCAAAATCAGTCTGAGGAAACTGGGCCAAAATATCTTGCAAGGGTTGTAAAATGTCAGGTCTAAAAGCTTTGATTTCGATTTCAATCCTACCTCTATTATGGATAACAGGTAAAACATCTACCAGTTTTGGATA
This DNA window, taken from Candidatus Beckwithbacteria bacterium, encodes the following:
- a CDS encoding glycerophosphodiester phosphodiesterase, whose product is MTKTKPLLIAHRGDTVSFPENTLEAFVSAFDKGADGIEMDIHLHEGAIIIVHNFLFDHSKNYPKLVDVLPVIHNRGRIEIEIKAFRPDILQPLQDILAQFPQTDFELTTSEIPLAAHIKKTFPKIPVGLILHEFLFPDWMTSDIACQKMLGWGTMVGVDRIHINLQTLNQFGQAELVAKLHQAGFEIHSHIINDEAQEKTLQHFIDWQVDQCTIDNVALSTLK